The following are encoded together in the Methylomonas methanica MC09 genome:
- a CDS encoding tetratricopeptide repeat protein — protein sequence MPAIETQFATSVLSAWQGKLEFNQLLGVAENLEKNGLTPLVAVLYQTWLRRNQTPYNHIVLFNLGTVLFNQADLAGAKEVYLQAVKLAPAFVQPHFNLGLIHEREGNIDAAVAEWRWIDDHVKPTALEHRPLLLLALNNLGRVLENNKLYGSALDYLTRSLALEAQQPDVIHHWVYLREKQCAWPVYAPVNGVSPELMRQSTSALAMLSLSDDPEAQLAAARHYVEHKLKKNLPRLAPTTGYGHDKIRIGYCSSDFCLHPVAMLTAELFELHDRAQFEVYGYCWTQQGHSPLRQRIIDAMDHFERIESLTDEAAAKLIREHEIDILVDLHGQTLGARADLLAYRPAPIQITYLGLPATTGLPSIDYVIADRFLIPEEYAHFYSEKPLYMPDVYQVSDRQRKINPAPSRESCNLPAEGFVFCSFNNNYKYTPELFETWMNILRRVPDSTLWLLADNPWSEINLRNHAKNFGIDPNRLIFAGRVAPEDYLARYAVADLFLDSFPFNAGTTANDALWMGLPVLTLTGRSFASRMAGALLTAAELPELITYNLLDYENKAVELAQAPDRCTELKAHLQKVRTDGVLFDTPRFARNLEQHFKRLVTELK from the coding sequence ATGCCGGCGATTGAAACTCAATTTGCAACTTCGGTACTCAGCGCTTGGCAAGGCAAGCTCGAGTTTAACCAGCTGCTGGGCGTAGCGGAAAATCTAGAAAAAAACGGGCTAACGCCATTGGTTGCGGTGCTTTACCAAACCTGGCTGCGACGCAATCAAACGCCTTACAACCATATCGTGCTATTCAATCTCGGCACGGTATTGTTTAACCAAGCCGATCTGGCAGGCGCCAAAGAGGTCTATCTTCAGGCGGTTAAGCTGGCGCCGGCCTTCGTACAGCCGCATTTCAATCTGGGCCTGATTCATGAGCGGGAAGGCAATATAGATGCCGCCGTAGCCGAATGGCGCTGGATTGACGATCATGTCAAGCCTACCGCGTTAGAACATCGTCCGCTATTGTTGCTTGCGCTTAACAATCTGGGCCGGGTGTTGGAAAACAATAAGCTTTACGGCTCGGCGCTGGATTATTTAACCAGAAGTCTGGCCCTTGAAGCCCAGCAGCCCGATGTGATTCACCATTGGGTTTATCTGCGGGAAAAACAGTGCGCCTGGCCGGTTTATGCGCCCGTCAACGGCGTCAGTCCGGAGTTAATGCGCCAATCGACCTCTGCATTGGCCATGCTGAGTTTGTCCGATGACCCGGAAGCGCAGTTGGCGGCCGCCCGGCATTACGTTGAGCACAAACTGAAAAAAAATCTGCCCCGCCTGGCGCCGACAACCGGCTATGGGCACGACAAAATAAGGATCGGCTATTGTTCTTCCGATTTTTGTTTACATCCGGTTGCCATGCTAACTGCGGAATTGTTCGAGCTGCACGATAGAGCGCAATTTGAAGTCTACGGATACTGCTGGACCCAACAAGGGCATTCTCCTCTGCGTCAGCGTATTATCGACGCCATGGATCATTTCGAGCGCATCGAATCGCTGACCGATGAGGCCGCCGCCAAACTGATTCGGGAACACGAAATCGACATTCTGGTCGATTTGCATGGACAGACGTTGGGCGCGCGCGCCGATTTGCTCGCTTACCGACCGGCACCGATTCAAATTACCTATTTGGGACTGCCGGCCACTACCGGTTTGCCTTCCATCGATTACGTGATTGCCGACCGTTTCCTGATTCCGGAGGAATATGCGCATTTTTATTCCGAGAAGCCGTTGTACATGCCGGATGTCTATCAAGTCAGCGACCGACAGCGGAAAATCAATCCCGCGCCAAGCAGGGAAAGTTGTAATTTGCCCGCCGAAGGCTTCGTGTTCTGCTCCTTCAATAACAACTACAAATATACCCCCGAGTTGTTCGAAACCTGGATGAATATCTTGCGCAGAGTGCCCGACAGCACGCTTTGGTTACTGGCCGACAACCCGTGGTCTGAGATTAATTTAAGAAATCACGCCAAAAATTTCGGCATCGATCCGAATCGTTTAATTTTCGCGGGACGGGTGGCGCCCGAGGACTATTTAGCCCGCTACGCGGTTGCCGACCTGTTTCTGGACTCCTTCCCGTTTAATGCAGGTACAACCGCTAATGACGCTCTATGGATGGGATTGCCGGTATTGACGCTGACCGGCAGATCCTTCGCGTCGCGGATGGCCGGGGCCTTACTGACAGCGGCCGAGTTGCCGGAGTTAATAACCTACAATCTGCTCGATTATGAAAACAAGGCGGTTGAACTGGCGCAAGCGCCGGATCGCTGTACTGAATTAAAGGCGCATCTGCAAAAGGTCAGAACCGACGGCGTGCTATTCGATACACCGCGTTTCGCCCGGAATTTGGAGCAACACTTCAAACGATTGGTGACGGAATTAAAGTGA